TGGCATAAAAAATCCATGTAATTGTATTTACCAAAAGATAAGGTATAAGATACCTTATCCACAGGTTTCATCCAATTGAACGACAAGCTTGTCTAAGGAAATGCAGCCCGCACACCCGACAAACACAGAAAAATAGAGATTACACGCAGGCACATTGCTTAATGAACAGAAGAATGATCAGCACTTGATTAAGAAAAAACGTCCGTGATGAACTTACCAGGAAGGTTCTCTGACACGGTGGCATCAAGAATGCTATCACCTACAGCCTTGACAAAGGCAGGGCCACCAGTAACTGCTCCTTCTTTCTGGCTGGTAACGAGCACAACAATCCCCTTGTTGTTGCCTTCTTCAATGGTGGGATACCAGCGCTCTAGTACTTGGTCAGCATACTCAAAAGCATCAGCTTTGCTCTGAAACAATGTTTAGCAAGATTATAATCCAATAACTACAAAGTAGTACTGAATCACAGTCCTAGGTAGCAGATTCAAAGTTTTACAATAGAACGGTAGGAAGAGAGTACAAGATTTAAATGGAACTTCTGATAATTAGACGGAACATATATCACAAGACTCTGTAAAGTCCTAAAATTCTTCTTGTTAGGCCAGAAATCCCGTATCTCAATCTAATCTTAGTTAGTGTAAAATACTTTCCTACTCCCCAGCTACTCAATGGGAATCACTGGCCTTGGGTTAGATGTGATACTACTTGTAACGCTAGGTATTCTCATCCAACACTGCTAGTTAGCTGAAAGTGATTTATGGATTCCTTGACTAAGGTATATAATCAAGATCTCCCCAATAGACCATTGGTCGTGACAATGAGAATAGAAACGCTGGGGTCGTAACTGAAGCTCGATAATGGAACAATTTCGGCAAATTAAGCAGACACTAAGAGAATTTCAGAAGATAGTGGCAAAAGAACACCCGAAGAGTGCAATCGAACCACTGCACCCACCGTGAGCTTACGAACAGTGATGAAATTGATGTGTAAGTTCTTCCTCGACTCCAAATCCGACAAGAGCCGCTTCAAATCAGATTTGGTGACTCGGCTGAGCACGCCGGCGTCATCGACAACGTAAGATTCCTGCGGCGGGCCGTCGTTCAAGACATCAAATTCGGACGCCAATGCAGAGCCGCTATGCAGAATCGGGCAGAAGTTGAGCGCCAGAGAGATGGCCAGAGCCGCCACTCCGCTCTGCAGATGGGAAAACCAGCTTCTGGGTATTGGGAAAGAGCGGTCAGCAACTGATGGATGGGGCTGTTTTCTGAGGCTACAATTGATGGGTCTTGTTGCTACAGAGGCAGAATGTGATCTGGCTTGCAAAGAGGCGGAGAGAAGGACCTTTGAAGAGGAAGCTTTGAAGAGAGGACAGAAGGGGCCAGGAGAGAGAATGGTTTCCATTGGgcacagagagaaagagagagatcagaaATGGTAggatgagagagaagaaattcAAAGGTACAGAAtattttctacttcttctctcctcttcttcttctccccacctctctctccctctctctctctctctctctctttcagtGTTAACTGTCTGATtcatatgtatatttttttgggTGGTTTGGATTTGTCCATTTGGATGACGAATCTGAAACATGGATAATGCCAATTAGCCATGGAAACACTCgagggtattttggtctttGTACAATTTCATCTCACGTCTCTTTTCGACCTTGACTTTTCGAAGAATGACACGAAAATCCCTTCAATCCACGATCCCATAGTtggataattatttaaaattataaaaaataattatttaattatatttttaatagtcatttttaaaaagatagAGATATACGATAGCCACAATCTCCACATTCATTAAATCTGAgtttctctctcaaattatttttatttagtcaaAATTTTAACGAGAAGATTGATCAAAACTACTCTAATACAGTTTCTTATCACTTGTTATCCAAATAACGAATGCTGAATCCCTTTCTTTTATTAGCGAGCCCGTCATCCATCGCAATCTTCACCATCCTTTCTTATAAAAGCCATCATTAGAGGTATCATTATTATTGTCGTCATCACAGTTGTAACTGTCACCGTCAATTCATGAAGCTCTGtcaaagaagatgaaaatgacGAAACACATTGCAACTGACTTGCCATCGActtcgaaaataatttttgaaggTGGTCAAACATAACAATAAGAGATCTATGACCGAAAAATATGCATAGTTGCAATGAAATAAAAGACAAATAGTTGGCAGTGGGAACAACGTCCTCGTCGAGGAAACAAATAGTAAGAGAAAGACATACAGTTGCTGATGGTAGCGTCTTCATCAAAGTATTGCTTGGTTTCTACaatttttttgttcaatttcAATTGACAGTGGTTTGTTTTTTTCTATCAATCATGGCAATGCGTTTTTTGATTTCtataataaataatcaaatagagagaaaaatagaaaatgtaattggagtaaatataatttttaagataaaaaaagaataaagagtgaattatttataatataataaagaataaaatagagAATGCAGCTCAAGATAGTTTTAGAGTTTAAATCGAAAAAAATGTTACTTGTATATCTTTATTAAcactttattaattaattaataatatatctctaatttaaactttattttataattattaatataccCTTTACTTAAACTCTAATTTACAATTATTAATATACCTTTCATTATTAAAGtattatgaattataaattaGATGTTAACGAGAATGTCAATCAAAATGTGTAAATAACATTTTTCGTGAACCGAAACACACCGTTAGTTCAGGGGTATTAACACAACTGATGTAAATGACGAAACTATCCCTGGTATCTACTTGGACGAGCAGAGAGGCGTTTAAAACGAACCGGCGAAGAGCACTCCCACCCTGTCCCACATTATCTAGTCCTTTTGTCCGTTGATTTGGAGCCATGAATGAATGCCGccccctcccctctctctctctctctctctccctctctcttttgtGGCCATGGCGGCCATCTTCACActtccctctccctctctccatCCTCCAAAGTCCCACCATAACCCTAACCCCAATCGCAGCCCGCCAATTCCCAAACCCCTCTGTTTCTCCACCTTCAATTCCACCAGGCGCCACTTCAACCTCAGCTCTGcttccctctcttttctttacCTCGCCCCAATTCCCGCATCCTCCGCCGAGACTTCGCCTTCCAAGTCCATTCTCTCCGGCGTTGCCAACACCAAGTCTTGGTTTCAGTTCTATGGAGATGGGTTCGCCATTCGGGTCCCCCCTCAGTTCGAGGACATCGCCGAGCCTGAGGTCTGTTTTTGTTTCGCCGATGCATTCATGTCCTCTTAATCATTTCTCGGGTGGTTGCTCACTTCATATTGCtttaggttttatttatttgtaatacCGCTATCCTCACCCAAAACTGCTAATTGAAGTAGACTTATGAGCTATGTTAGTCTCAAACATACTTTCCTGAGCCATGCCCACGCGCTAGTAGTCTCGTTTGGTTTTGATTCTATTCGTAACTCTACGGGTCATCTCCCAAAAGGGCTAAATAAAGTGTTAGAAACATATCTAATGGGTTAGTAGATACAATACGGATAATTGTTGAAGCAGTTTTCTCACTGGACGGTCAATTGTAATGACACAGCCCCCGGAGGGGGCAAAGTTATACAATCTAGTATGGGTCGTGTTGCCTTTAAAGCTGAGGGTAAGGATTGGAGATGTAGTGGTGTACAGTGTACTGAATGCAGATAAAAATCCTATGATATATTTAGCTGTTAAGAATCTATTCTTAGCACAATTTGTGCCTTTACAGAACTTCTGGattgtattttcttttattgattAACTAAATcgtgttcttttttctttctaggATTATAACGCGGGGTTATCTCTATATGGCGATAAGGTTAAACCAAAGACCTTTGCAGCACGGTTTGCATCTACTGATGGGTAAAAGTTTTCAAGCTCgttttcctttattttggtgTCTGTATTGCCTTATATGTTTCCATGAATAAATTTCATTTGGAATTATTTTCACTTAATATCTGGTGTTAATTATGAGAGTCTTGACAGCAAGGGTGAGTTTGCTCTTTTGTGACAGGAAGGTCATGGGTTCAAGTTGTAGAAacaggtttttgttttttaaagcAAGAGGGAGGCTGCGTAAATGTACAACCCACCTTGACCCTTTCAAAGTGGGGAGTCTCGTGCATTGAGGATGCCCTTTACGTGGGTTAATTATATTTGTGTCCTTAGAAGCTGCTGCAATGAAGTATCCTAACAGATGTACAAACTGTGTTTACTCCGACTAATGCTAGATCCTTGgtgtctctctttctttctacaCATGTGGGCATTGCCCATGGGTATGTGTCTGAAGCTCCACAGTGGGCATTCTGGGTATCATTGAGGGCACTGGGGTTGGCAAGGATAAGAACATCCCCCTATGCTCGAAGCTTCCCACTTTGAGATGGTCAAGAAAGGGTCATTCTTATATGTAACCTTACCATTGCTTTGCAAATAGGCTATTTTTATAACTTGAACACGTGACTATCTAATCATAAAGGACCAACTTTACCGTTGCTACCAAGAATTGCCTCTAGGAGCACAAGGATAAAGTCTCCAAATATCTATGTtctgaaaatattattttctagtCATCTGAGCAAAAGAATTTCTTCATGCTGTTTTTAGATTCTTTCAGTGGATAATAAACTCAGAATTCATCTGAATCTCACTTCATAGCAATAGTGAAAAAGGTTTCTTTCTACAAAGATGGCTGTGAAACTTAAGATCTCACAAGTTTTTGGGCCCAagacatttgaaaattttgaaagattagAAAAAAATGTAAAGGTCCTCTTTGATATCTGCATGCTGGTTGGTGGTGGTTGAAACTAACTCTCTCTTATGCCTGTCTAACTAAAATCTTACCATCTCTTCCTGTCAAGTTCATGTGGGATTGCATGCTAGGTTAACAGTATTTgaagaaatattttgtaattgggTCAGAGGAAATTCCTTACTGACTGTTCTGCCACTTTTGAGAAGGAACTAAGAGTGGGGCTTACAGAGGCGGTGTTAATGAATATTTGGTTATCGATAAGAAAGGTGATTGAAGTGCTTGTGGATATCTGCCAAACTCATTTGGCTTGACTGATTTCAACTGGATAAGGCTCGTTTATTCAATCAACTGGTAGCTCAAGATGGGTCTATTCTTCTAAAAGTTCTGGTTAGCATGTCTTATAAAGCTCTTATGCAGACAGATATGTACATCTTTGTTGCACAAGACTTAGAAAATGCTTTAACAATCATCTTCCATCATTTCTCCGATGTCTTATGCTTTATGAGAAGGGTTGTTCGTTCTAAATGGGTTCTTATAGGTAGCCACTTGGGAATTCTAGTTTTCCCCATATTACCTCATCTAAGGGGTTTACTAATACCAAGGGACAAAAAGGGACCCTTGTCATTGAACTATTTAACTATGATTTGTTTCCTACTTCCCTTGTTTTGAGCTCAAAGTAGGTTAtttaattgaagaagaaagacagTCTTTTAaagtatgtaaaataaaatagaaaagaaagagatgggTGTTGTCTACTTAGATCTCTATAGGAGCTTGAAGGATTTCTTTGCTTGCTAATGCAAACAATAGGAATCTACCTATATCATTCCTGGTGGCAAGAAAATGCTTGATCTGTCACTTCAAAACATTTTGCTCAGATGATTTTTTGGATAGTGCTTTTGATGAATGCTATTATTGATAGTTGAGGTGTTGAAGGAGGTGCTTTGGAGATTCTCTTGAATGTGGTAGTTCTTTATGAATTGGTTGGTACCAGTGAAGCTACGAAAATTGACAGTTTTCCTCAAAAAGGCCAAGAGACCTGCCATCCTGGGGTTCAATTACCCCCTCCCCAAACAAGGTTTTctattgaattatttttcttttttaatacgAAGTTGTTTGGGAGTGAATGCACTTTCCTTTTCTTACTAGCATTTTAAGCATGAGTACAAATGCAAAAAGCAAGTttctgagtttttttttttttttcgtttgcTTACTGGCAATAGCAAAGTAGAATCATTTTAggaattatctttttgcaaatGGAATTCAAGGCTCTTGGCATGTGGCGACATGGTCATCTTTTGGGAAGTCTTAAGATCTCTGTTGTGTTAGTACAGCTACATTCTTTCATATTGAGAAAGATGGCTATGAGGGGGTAGTTATGTTAGTTTCCTTTACTTGACATATTTAACTTTTCTGAGGGGTTAGTGGGCATTTCCTTTTGCAAGTCTTTATCTACTCATATTTGCTCTTCTTTGTTGCGAGTTTACTTTCCCCATGGGTGTAAATTTGGCATAGCAAGCATGGGATATACTTGTTTCTTTGATGCATTTTTAGGATTCTCTATGATTATGGTGATTCCTTTGAAGGATGGTTGGACCTCAAAGTATATATATCCTACTCACAAGCCAAGGGATTCTTGTGCTTTAATACCTTCAGTGATAGTCATTGTTAGATAAAAGCTGGATATGGTCATGACCCTAGGTCCTTTTTTTGACACCATCTTCTAACTAGTTGTTGCCAACTTGCTATAGAAACTTACTTGGAAAATGCTTCAAGATGTAACTTTGTTTGGTCCATCCCGCACTTTATTTCAGGCCAGTCTAGTCATTTGGGAGAGATGAAACTTGAGGTACTTATGTCTTGGTGCCATGCCCTTGTCCTTTGACTGGTGCTTTCTGTTGTTGTCTCCCCGACTGCATTGAAATGGTGTTGGTTCCAAGATGTGATTCTGTTCCTAGTTTTGTATGGCAATTATATACAAATTCTTCACTAAGGATGATTGGTTGCTGGGAATTCTCGTGGTGAACTTCTATCATCATTATGGGATTTGGTAATGACAATAGAAGTTCTCCTGGGACTTGATGAGTTTGTCTTTTTTCCCTTCCTATGATCTTATCTGATTGGGTCTCATCACTAGTGAGTGTCAATTTTTCAACCCTTCAATTATTTATCATCTTTCATGACTGTAAGCACTTAATTTTCAATTCCTTGtcacaaagaaaaatatagacTAAATATCTTAAAAGCATGCTGAAAagaatgttttgatttttcagctttctcttcttctctgttCTTTTTTGGTTTGACAAAATCAATTTTAGTGTTACTCATTgtcaaaaatttgaattgttcaTTCTTATATCAATCAACTGTTGGTACAGATCTGAAGTTGTAAGTGTTGTCGTTCGCCCATCCAATCAACTAAAGATCACCTTCTTAGAGGTTTGTGCAGAAATATTTACGGTGTTTATCAACAAtgtttcctctctctctctctctcccctgtTACGTTTATATGATAACTGAGGTCTACAATTTAACTAGCTCCAATACTGCAGCGAGATGCTGTATACTTTGGCCTGtagctttttatttttcaatttgtgCTATTGATAATTCTGAAATCAACAGGAGAAAATTGATGA
This window of the Diospyros lotus cultivar Yz01 chromosome 5, ASM1463336v1, whole genome shotgun sequence genome carries:
- the LOC127802833 gene encoding UPF0603 protein At1g54780, chloroplastic codes for the protein METILSPGPFCPLFKASSSKVLLSASLQARSHSASVATRPINCSLRKQPHPSVADRSFPIPRSWFSHLQSGVAALAISLALNFCPILHSGSALASEFDVLNDGPPQESYVVDDAGVLSRVTKSDLKRLLSDLESRKNLHINFITVRKLTSKADAFEYADQVLERWYPTIEEGNNKGIVVLVTSQKEGAVTGGPAFVKAVGDSILDATVSENLPVLATEEKYNEAVFSSAKRLVAAIDGLPDPGGPMVKDNKRESNFKTKEETEQKRGQFTLVVGGLLVIAFVVPMAQYYAYVSKK
- the LOC127801012 gene encoding uncharacterized protein LOC127801012 isoform X6 gives rise to the protein MPPPPLSLSLSLPLSFVAMAAIFTLPSPSLHPPKSHHNPNPNRSPPIPKPLCFSTFNSTRRHFNLSSASLSFLYLAPIPASSAETSPSKSILSGVANTKSWFQFYGDGFAIRVPPQFEDIAEPEDYNAGLSLYGDKVKPKTFAARFASTDGSEVVSVVVRPSNQLKITFLEAKDITDFGSLKEAAKIFVPGGANLYSARTIKIKEDEGFSSYRLLY
- the LOC127801012 gene encoding uncharacterized protein LOC127801012 isoform X1; this encodes MPPPPLSLSLSLPLSFVAMAAIFTLPSPSLHPPKSHHNPNPNRSPPIPKPLCFSTFNSTRRHFNLSSASLSFLYLAPIPASSAETSPSKSILSGVANTKSWFQFYGDGFAIRVPPQFEDIAEPEDYNAGLSLYGDKVKPKTFAARFASTDGSEVVSVVVRPSNQLKITFLEAKDITDFGSLKEAAKIFVPGGANLYSARTIKIKEDEGFRIGSSRSYSNIIGNGKVAAADQTYIRVRARLHKMKDLNAYPVKYLCIFNFSPFGWWSPPS
- the LOC127801012 gene encoding uncharacterized protein LOC127801012 isoform X5, whose protein sequence is MPPPPLSLSLSLPLSFVAMAAIFTLPSPSLHPPKSHHNPNPNRSPPIPKPLCFSTFNSTRRHFNLSSASLSFLYLAPIPASSAETSPSKSILSGVANTKSWFQFYGDGFAIRVPPQFEDIAEPEDYNAGLSLYGDKVKPKTFAARFASTDGSEVVSVVVRPSNQLKITFLEAKDITDFGSLKEAAKIFVPGTGLSPTTESSIHLLLLWQVVQIYTLLAQ
- the LOC127801012 gene encoding uncharacterized protein LOC127801012 isoform X3: MPPPPLSLSLSLPLSFVAMAAIFTLPSPSLHPPKSHHNPNPNRSPPIPKPLCFSTFNSTRRHFNLSSASLSFLYLAPIPASSAETSPSKSILSGVANTKSWFQFYGDGFAIRVPPQFEDIAEPEDYNAGLSLYGDKVKPKTFAARFASTDGSEVVSVVVRPSNQLKITFLEAKDITDFGSLKEAAKIFVPGGANLYSARTIKIKEDEGFRTYYFYEFGRDEQHVALVAAINSGKDRKLKKLFKYYWQR
- the LOC127801012 gene encoding uncharacterized protein LOC127801012 isoform X2; the protein is MPPPPLSLSLSLPLSFVAMAAIFTLPSPSLHPPKSHHNPNPNRSPPIPKPLCFSTFNSTRRHFNLSSASLSFLYLAPIPASSAETSPSKSILSGVANTKSWFQFYGDGFAIRVPPQFEDIAEPEDYNAGLSLYGDKVKPKTFAARFASTDGSEVVSVVVRPSNQLKITFLEAKDITDFGSLKEAAKIFVPGGANLYSARTIKIKEDEGFRTYYFYEFGRDEQHVALVAAINSGKAFIAGATAPKSKWDEDGVKLRSSAVSLTVL
- the LOC127801012 gene encoding uncharacterized protein LOC127801012 isoform X4, whose amino-acid sequence is MPPPPLSLSLSLPLSFVAMAAIFTLPSPSLHPPKSHHNPNPNRSPPIPKPLCFSTFNSTRRHFNLSSASLSFLYLAPIPASSAETSPSKSILSGVANTKSWFQFYGDGFAIRVPPQFEDIAEPEDYNAGLSLYGDKVKPKTFAARFASTDGSEVVSVVVRPSNQLKITFLEAKDITDFGSLKEAAKIFVPGGANLYSARTIKIKEDEGFRHLLLEQLPQNPSGMKME